From Topomyia yanbarensis strain Yona2022 chromosome 1, ASM3024719v1, whole genome shotgun sequence, one genomic window encodes:
- the LOC131688460 gene encoding uncharacterized protein LOC131688460 isoform X1 has protein sequence MGRSIATMREIKQAPRQVPIKVGCLLATVKQAIFPLKQVSHTSITATETYSKIFMKICFVIGKMSHIRQIRQACESLQPQHAGCPMSESRDQYTIKFPLRQDSAKLIHSAPRINYLTTSQAALRNDLLKTCKSNPKPHDSLICHMPADAYKFGQNCNKPVERPTGVIYTNETGFAKHLDPYLSITERDFPPHIQPQNDCITFWNWNSNGRDQTVETVARKPTTVQRHQIPVPKRPLRKAFTSECSSQYRAPTSCVGPKADTVSAKLAVLEPTDPVQRSTEYCTYGSGVNCARILKQRRV, from the exons atGGGTAGGTCCATAGCAACCATGCGAGAAATCAAACAAGCTCCAAGACAAGTTCCCATCAAAGTAGGTTGTTTATTAGCAACAGTCAAACAAGCAATTTTCCCTCTTAAGCAGGTAAGCCACACATCCATTACAGCAACAGAAACGTATTctaaaatcttcatgaaaatatgTTTCGTTATAGGTAAGATGTCCCATATCCGGCAGATTCGACAGGCATGCGAGTCTCTGCAACCACAACATGCCGGGTGTCCGATGTCTGAAAGCAGGGATCAATACACCATTAAA TTCCCACTGAGACAGGATTCGGCAAAATTAATCCATTCAGCACCCCGTATCAACTACCTTACTACATCTCAGGCAGCCCTCCGGAACGATCTGTTAAAAACATGTAAGTCAAACCCGAAACCGCATGATTCCTTGATTTGTCACATGCCAGCAGACGCCTACAAATTCGGTCAAAACTGTAACAAACCCGTCGAACGGCCAACCGGTGTCATTTACACAAACGAAACTGGCTTTGCCAAACATCTTGATCCGTATCTGAGCATCACCGAGCGTGACTTCCCACCCCATATACAACCGCAAaatgattgcataactttttgGAACTGGAATTCCAATGGGCGGGATCAAACTGTTGAGACCGTGGCCAGAAAACCAACCACCGTTCAGAGACATCAGATTCCAGTGCCGAAAAGACCGTTGCGAAAAGCATTCACCTCGGAATGCTCGTCCCAATATCGAGCTCCGACCAGTTGTGTCGGACCGAAAGCGGATACCGTATCGGCAAAATTAGCTGTTTTGGAACCAACCGATCCCGTACAAAGGTCTACCGAATATTGCACTTATGGCAGCGGAGTCAATTGTGCGAGAATTTTGAAGCAGAGGAGGGTTTAA
- the LOC131688460 gene encoding uncharacterized protein LOC131688460 isoform X2 has translation MSHIRQIRQACESLQPQHAGCPMSESRDQYTIKFPLRQDSAKLIHSAPRINYLTTSQAALRNDLLKTCKSNPKPHDSLICHMPADAYKFGQNCNKPVERPTGVIYTNETGFAKHLDPYLSITERDFPPHIQPQNDCITFWNWNSNGRDQTVETVARKPTTVQRHQIPVPKRPLRKAFTSECSSQYRAPTSCVGPKADTVSAKLAVLEPTDPVQRSTEYCTYGSGVNCARILKQRRV, from the exons ATGTCCCATATCCGGCAGATTCGACAGGCATGCGAGTCTCTGCAACCACAACATGCCGGGTGTCCGATGTCTGAAAGCAGGGATCAATACACCATTAAA TTCCCACTGAGACAGGATTCGGCAAAATTAATCCATTCAGCACCCCGTATCAACTACCTTACTACATCTCAGGCAGCCCTCCGGAACGATCTGTTAAAAACATGTAAGTCAAACCCGAAACCGCATGATTCCTTGATTTGTCACATGCCAGCAGACGCCTACAAATTCGGTCAAAACTGTAACAAACCCGTCGAACGGCCAACCGGTGTCATTTACACAAACGAAACTGGCTTTGCCAAACATCTTGATCCGTATCTGAGCATCACCGAGCGTGACTTCCCACCCCATATACAACCGCAAaatgattgcataactttttgGAACTGGAATTCCAATGGGCGGGATCAAACTGTTGAGACCGTGGCCAGAAAACCAACCACCGTTCAGAGACATCAGATTCCAGTGCCGAAAAGACCGTTGCGAAAAGCATTCACCTCGGAATGCTCGTCCCAATATCGAGCTCCGACCAGTTGTGTCGGACCGAAAGCGGATACCGTATCGGCAAAATTAGCTGTTTTGGAACCAACCGATCCCGTACAAAGGTCTACCGAATATTGCACTTATGGCAGCGGAGTCAATTGTGCGAGAATTTTGAAGCAGAGGAGGGTTTAA
- the LOC131688452 gene encoding dolichyl-diphosphooligosaccharide--protein glycosyltransferase 48 kDa subunit has protein sequence MKRTLPLLLATCFLLLHGFAPVTAEPGETLVLLDNLAIRETHSIFFKSLQERGYKLTFKLADDANLVLSKYGEFLYKHLILFAPSVEEFGGSLSVEAITDFVDNGGNVLVAGSSSAGDALRELASECGFEVDEENAAVIDHLNYDSSDSGDHTLIVASPDNLIDSEIVVGRKGVGPLLYRGTGLLADKENPLVLQLLTADSSAYSYNPDTPIKEYPHAVGKGTLLIAALQARNNARVVFSGSLYFFSDEAFLSPVQRAQDGKLHQKSGNQEVATAVSKWVFGENGVIRVRSVQHHKEGESSPPSSYTITEPVVYTIEIEILADGGKWKPFQANDVQLEFVRIDPFVRTTLKSIGGGKYQAKFKIPDVYGVYQFKVNYDRVGYTQLYSTTQVSVRPLTHTQYERFIPSAYPYYVSAFSMMVGLFLFSFIFLHYKEEGTGPVKTGKSGGGDKKSQ, from the exons ATGAAGAGAACATTACCATTACTACTAGCAACCTGTTTTCTACTGCTCCATGGATTTGCTCCGGTCACGGCAGAACCCGGTGAAACTTTAGTTCTACTGGATAATTTAGCCATCCGCGAAACGCACTCCATTTTCTTCAAGAGCCTGCAAG aaagaggATACAAACTAACTTTCAAACTCGCGGATGACGCTAATCTGGTACTGTCGAAATATGGTGAGTTTCTGTACAAGCATCTCATCCTATTCGCTCCATCGGTGGAAGAATTCGGTGGATCACTGAGCGTGGAAGCTATAACGGATTTCGTGGACAATGGAGGTAACGTGCTGGTCGCTGGAAGTTCCAGTGCCGGTGATGCCCTACGGGAACTAGCTTCCGAGTGTGGTTTTGAGGTGGACGAGGAAAATGCTGCCGTAATTGATCACCTAAACTACGACAGCTCGGACAGTGGAGACCATACGCTGATTGTTGCCTCACCGGATAATCTGATCGATTCGGAGATTGTTGTCGGAAGGAAGGGAGTAGGACCGTTGCTGTATCGAGGTACCGGTTTACTAGCCGATAAAGAGAACCCATTGGTTTTACAACTGCTAACGGCCGATAGTAGCGCGTACAGTTACAATCCGGATACGCCCATCAAAGAATACCCGCATGCAGTTGGAAAAGGAACACTGCTGATTGCAGCTCTTCAGGCTCGTAACAATGCTCGAGTGGTTTTCTCCGGTTCGTTGTATTTCTTTTCCGATGAAGCTTTCCTGTCACCGGTTCAGCGTGCTCAAGATGGTAAGCTGCACCAGAAATCCGGCAATCAAGAGGTGGCTACCGCCGTCAGTAAGTGGGTGTTTGGCGAAAATGGTGTGATTCGAGTTCGATCGGTTCAACATCACAAGGAAGGTGAAAGTAGCCCACCTTCGTCGTACACCATTACCGAACCGGTTGTTTATACAATCGAAATTGAGATTCTTGCCGACGGTGGCAAGTGGAAACCGTTCCAAGCTAACGATGTCCAGCTGGAGTTTGTTCGTATTGATCCGTTTGTGCGAACTACGTTGAAATCTATCGGAGGAGGAAAATATCAGGCGAAGTTTAAGATTCCGGATGTTTACGGCGTGTATCAGTTTAAGGTTAACTACGACCGAGTCGGTTATACGCAGCTGTACTCGACGACTCAGGTTTCGGTTCGTCCGTTGACCCATACCCAGTATGAGCGGTTTATCCCGAGTGCCTATCCGTATTATGTGAGCGCTTTTTCGATGATGGTCGGTTTGTTCCTGTTCTCGTTTATCTTCCTGCACTACAAGGAAGAAGGGACTGGACCCGTGAAGACTGGAAAGTCCGGGGGTGGAGATAAGAAGTCTCAGTAG